A genomic stretch from Antarcticibacterium flavum includes:
- a CDS encoding response regulator produces the protein MSKILLVEDDHYLGIILNDQLEMNGYDVTLLRLPGETVQKLQEEPFDLVIMDKLLSGVDGTEICADIRDTEGISNTPILMMSGLDGASKICIAAGANNFIEKPFEVDSFLESIESTLSMSKNVADKKD, from the coding sequence ATGAGCAAAATTTTACTTGTTGAGGACGATCATTATTTAGGTATAATCCTTAATGACCAACTTGAAATGAATGGATATGACGTAACTCTTTTAAGGTTACCCGGGGAAACTGTACAAAAATTACAGGAGGAACCTTTCGACCTTGTCATCATGGATAAATTATTAAGCGGGGTGGATGGCACAGAAATTTGTGCTGATATAAGGGATACAGAAGGTATTTCCAATACACCAATACTTATGATGTCGGGCCTAGATGGGGCAAGTAAAATTTGTATTGCTGCAGGAGCCAATAATTTTATTGAAAAACCATTTGAAGTTGACAGCTTCCTGGAGAGTATAGAGTCAACTTTGAGTATGTCCAAAAATGTAGCAGATAAGAAAGATTAA